From the Eremothecium cymbalariae DBVPG#7215 chromosome 6, complete sequence genome, one window contains:
- the SDH3 gene encoding succinate dehydrogenase cytochrome b subunit SDH3 (similar to Ashbya gossypii AFR207C): MIATSVKYFTRPSTLGRISVRRALSSQKTSTVQSNEILIAQRRNRPVSPHLTIFQPQLTWYLSSLHRISGVLMGFGFYAVTIAFGFSSLLDLGLTTEQLTEWYHNKVPTWADYSVKGAGAYLFAFHFGNGIRHLIWDMGKELTLKGVYRTGYAVLALTAIGGTYLLML, from the coding sequence ATGATTGCGACGAGTGTAAAGTATTTTACGAGGCCCTCTACGTTGGGACGGATCAGTGTGCGTAGAGCACTCTCCTCACAGAAGACCTCTACGGTACAGTCaaatgaaatattgatTGCGCAGCGTAGGAATAGGCCTGTGTCGCCACATTTGACTATCTTCCAACCGCAGTTGACGTGGTATTTGTCATCGCTGCACCGTATTAGTGGTGTTTTAATGGGATTTGGTTTCTATGCTGTTACAATTGCATTTGGGTTTTCTTCGCTGCTGGATCTTGGGCTTACCACAGAGCAGTTGACTGAGTGGTATCATAACAAGGTGCCCACTTGGGCGGACTACTCTGTCAAGGGGGCTGGGGCTTATTTGTTTGCGTTTCACTTTGGTAACGGTATCAGACACCTGATCTGGGATATGGGGAAGGAATTGACCCTCAAGGGTGTGTATAGGACGGGGTATGCGGTGCTGGCTCTCACGGCGATCGGGGGGACGTATTTATTAATGTTGTGA
- the CMC1 gene encoding Cmc1p (similar to Ashbya gossypii AFR201C), whose product MSDNKQTVSRKLPIWVLAPIEEREARLNLKKFAYDECREYVKEMVDCSKVNGLRVFPTCNPQKKKMADCLLFYQTDSKYLDAERDKIVEKKIEIYEQQLKNSKEKLPKTP is encoded by the coding sequence ATGTCTGATAATAAGCAAACTGTGTCGCGCAAGCTTCCAATATGGGTTCTTGCTCCCATTGAAGAGAGGGAAGCGAGACTTAACCTTAAGAAGTTCGCCTATGATGAATGCAGGGAATATGTCAAAGAAATGGTGGACTGTTCGAAGGTAAATGGTTTGAGAGTGTTCCCAACATGTAATCCccagaaaaagaagatggCCGACTGTTTGCTATTCTATCAAACTGATTCCAAGTATTTAGATGCCGAGAGGGACAAGATAGTAGAGAAGAAGATCGAGATTTATGAAcagcagttgaagaataGTAAGGAGAAACTACCTAAAACTCCGTAA
- the SNF7 gene encoding ESCRT-III subunit protein SNF7 (similar to Ashbya gossypii AFR209W) — MWTYLFGTRNAKKKELPKKAILDLREHIQLLSKKQTHLQTQISAQEQSARQFLGKGNKTMAKNALKRKKMFEGQLAKIDGQMESLEQQLYSIENANLNLETMKAMKQGATAMKHIHDGLDVERVDETMDEIREQVELGEEISDAISRPLYTGVNDIDEEELDEELDLLAQEEVAKKVVQPGAATLEGSSSKKVSLPSVPTGELPQHEARGKSDSRNKESQEEDEDERALRELQAEMGL; from the coding sequence ATGTGGACGTATCTGTTTGGAACAAGGAATGCTAAGAAGAAGGAGCTGCCTAAGAAGGCGATTTTGGATTTAAGAGAGCATATCCAGTTGCTTTCGAAGAAGCAGACGCACCTGCAGACGCAGATTAGCGCCCAGGAACAGAGCGCAAGACAGTTCTTGGGTAAGGGCAATAAGACGATGGCTAAGAATGCTCTTAAGCGGAAAAAGATGTTTGAAGGTCAGTTGGCGAAGATCGACGGACAGATGGAGTCATTGGAGCAGCAGCTATATTCGATAGAAAATGCAAACTTGAACTTAGAGACTATGAAGGCGATGAAGCAAGGAGCCACGGCGATGAAGCATATCCATGATGGGTTGGATGTTGAACGGGTGGATGAGACGATGGACGAGATCCGTGAACAGGTGGAACTTGGGGAGGAAATCAGCGATGCTATCTCCAGGCCTTTGTATACAGGTGTGAACGATATagacgaagaagaattgGACGAAGAGTTGGACCTGTTGGCCCAGGAGGAAGTGGCCAAAAAGGTAGTGCAGCCTGGTGCTGCTACGTTGGAAggatcttcttcaaagaaggTTTCCTTACCGTCCGTGCCCACCGGCGAGCTCCCACAGCATGAAGCGCGCGGTAAATCTGATAGTAGGAACAAAGAGAGTCAggaagaggatgaagatgagaGAGCATTGAGAGAGTTACAAGCGGAGATGGGGCTGTGA
- a CDS encoding uncharacterized protein (similar to Ashbya gossypii AFR208C) — protein sequence MNNNQHPSQQHNFANPDKLRQQQQLSHLSSTAATATRTGRTTAAMAMHTPKRAGIPNGGFNGSVRKDSQDMLQMEYNSVKQENDKLKNIITKLKQEIDVYSRLLQRQAGVQRPPGAAPQPSSMPLIESILVSTYKRRKTATAVVSNNPFTTPEASARVLKDASKDVMLGTGSQPLSPSHKPASIPAVAFPPDDLAPEDLMLMNKLTDVLNRMD from the coding sequence ATGAACAACAATCAGCATCCTTCACAGCAACATAATTTTGCCAATCCGGATAAACTAcgacagcagcagcagctttCCCATCTGTCTTCTACAGCTGCTACCGCCACAAGAACGGGTAGAACCACCGCTGCAATGGCAATGCATACTCCTAAGAGGGCTGGAATACCAAATGGGGGCTTCAACGGTTCAGTACGGAAAGATTCTCAAGATATGCTTCAAATGGAATACAATTCTGTGAAGCAGGAAAACGACAAACTCAAAAACATCATCACCAAACTCAAACAGGAAATAGATGTCTACTCACGGCTGCTCCAGCGCCAGGCGGGCGTGCAACGCCCGCCTGGCGCTGCCCCCCAACCTTCCTCTATGCCGCTTATCGAGTCCATCCTTGTCAGCACCTACAAACGCAGGAAAACAGCTACCGCTGTTGTGTCCAACAACCCCTTCACAACCCCTGAAGCTTCCGCCCGTGTCCTAAAAGACGCCAGCAAGGATGTTATGCTCGGAACAGGCTCCCAACCCCTGTCACCCTCCCACAAACCTGCTTCGATCCCCGCCGTCGCCTTCCCACCGGACGACCTGGCTCCCGAAGACCTCATGCTTATGAACAAACTAACAGACGTACTCAATCGCATGGATTAG
- the MRPL31 gene encoding mitochondrial 54S ribosomal mL60 domain-containing protein (similar to Ashbya gossypii AFR202W) translates to MFGPFRSSQPLLGGLLWKIPWRMSTPQKQRQRKRLKAVDKVLSQLNLGLYIKSAIEKNPAATVTELLHVKNYKYNGIKQLNTLNDPSVFPSESQMSYKDKYTIFNRYSKQYRKGIHKVPKWTKVSNRSNPKNF, encoded by the coding sequence ATGTTTGGTCCATTTAGGAGCTCCCAGCCATTGTTAGGTGGGTTACTTTGGAAAATTCCATGGAGAATGTCTACACCCCAGAAGCAAAGACAAAGAAAGCGTTTAAAGGCTGTCGATAAGGTGCTATCCCAGCTAAACCTAGgcttatatataaaatctGCGATAGAAAAGAATCCTGCAGCTACGGTAACTGAACTGCTACATGTTAAGAATTATAAATACAACGGCataaaacaattaaataCGCTGAATGACCCTTCTGTGTTCCCATCTGAAAGTCAAATGTCATACAAGGACAAATATACCATTTTTAACAGGTACTCCAAGCAGTATAGAAAAGGTATTCATAAGGTTCCGAAGTGGACCAAGGTTTCAAACAGGTCAAACCCCAAGAACTTCTGA
- the CTK1 gene encoding cyclin-dependent serine/threonine protein kinase CTK1 (similar to Ashbya gossypii AFR205C), with the protein MSYNSKKRNGSFKRRGGGDYYSPNKRPHHHNQTSTTSRYSSSTGGSVSSAQQQSRFQTNRAPPRAPRQMSRYNNGNPPTLPPPSGPAALRVPATIVTHTHSLESSYERITQVGEGTYGKVYKCQNIYTNKLVALKKLRLESERDGFPITSIREIKLLQHCQHENVSTIAEIMCEGQKTVYMIFEYADNDLSGLLMNKEIRFTEANCKHLFRQLLKGMEYLHENRILHRDIKGSNILIDNKGNLQITDFGLARKMKQEPDYTNRVITLWYRPPELLLGTTKYGTEVDMWGCGCLLVELFLKNALFQGINELEQLKCIFQILGTPTLEQWPTLFEMPWWFMMMPQQKEQYPNKFDERVAGVLPTQNCKELAKGLLLYDQKKRFSATEALKSFYFHELPKPEPLNLGDFDGCHEFEARKQRRKEREESKKAAAAAAAITASAPKRST; encoded by the coding sequence ATGTCTTATAATAGCAAGAAGAGAAATGGGAGCTTCAAACGTCGCGGTGGTGGGGATTACTACTCACCGAATAAGAGGCCTCACCATCACAATCAAACATCCACTACATCAAGGTATAGCAGCTCAACTGGAGGCAGTGTATCATCTGCACAGCAGCAGTCACGGTTCCAAACCAACAGGGCGCCTCCCAGGGCGCCAAGACAGATGTCTCGGTATAATAACGGGAATCCACCAACGCTTCCACCACCGTCGGGACCCGCAGCTTTAAGAGTCCCAGCTACTATTGTGACACATACACATTCATTAGAGTCTAGTTATGAGCGGATAACTCAAGTAGGAGAGGGTACCTATGGTAAAGTTTACAAATgtcaaaatatatatacgaaTAAACTCGTTGCATTAAAGAAACTTCGACTAGAAAGCGAGAGGGATGGCTTCCCTATAACATCAATCCGTGAGATTAAGCTACTACAACATTGCCAACATGAAAATGTTAGTACAATTGCGGAGATCATGTGTGAGGGGCAGAAGACGGTATACATGATCTTTGAATATGCAGATAACGATCTGAGTGGACTTTTGATGAACAAAGAAATCCGGTTTACGGAAGCCAATTGTAAGCATCTTTTCAGACAATTGTTAAAGGGAATGGAGTATTTGCATGAAAACCGGATTTTACATCGTGATATTAAGGGCTCTAACATCTTAATTGATAACAAGGGCAATTTACAAATTACAGATTTTGGGCTTGCTCGAAAGATGAAACAAGAGCCTGATTATACGAACCGAGTAATCACCCTATGGTACAGGCCACCTGAGCTATTACTGGGCACGACGAAGTACGGTACAGAGGTGGATATGTGGGGGTGTGGCTGTCTTCTAGTAGAATtattcttgaaaaatgccTTGTTCCAAGGCATTAATGAACTGGAACAATTAAAATGTATTTTCCAGATACTGGGCACCCCGACCCTGGAACAGTGGCCGACGTTGTTTGAAATGCCCTGGTGGTTTATGATGATGCCGCAACAGAAGGAACAGTACCCTAACAAGTTCGATGAGCGAGTTGCTGGTGTGTTGCCGACACAAAACTGCAAAGAACTAGCCAAGGGTTTGCTGTTGTACGATCAAAAGAAGCGATTCTCCGCAACAGAAGCATTGAAAAGTTTCTATTTCCACGAGCTACCTAAACCAGAACCATTAAATTTAGGTGATTTCGACGGTTGCCATGAGTTTGAAGCTCGAAAACAGAGGCGTAAAGAACGTGAGGAAAGCAAAAaggcagctgcagctgcgGCTGCCATCACAGCATCTGCCCCGAAAAGATCCACCTAG
- the ASC1 gene encoding 40S ribosomal protein RACK1 (similar to Ashbya gossypii AFR199C): protein MSTKEFLVLRGTLEGHNGWVTSLATSPAQPNMLLSASRDKTLITWRLTGEDQQYGVPVKSFKGHSHIIQDCTVTNDGKYALSASWDKTLRLWDLASGESLIRFVGHKSDVMSVSIDAGATQIVSASRDKTVKVWNTVGECVVTLLGHNDWVSHVRIAPKDNADDPVTVISAGMDKVVKVWDLQSFTIEADFIGHNNYVNTVTPSPDGSIFASAGKDGQIMLWNLNAKIALYSLDAKDEVFAVAFSPNRYWLTAATASGIKIFDLEQRLPVDDLKPEFAGYAKAQEPHAISLAWSADGQTLFAGYTDNVIRVWQVMTAN, encoded by the exons ATGTCTACTAAAGAATTTCTAGTCCTAAGAGGTACCTTGGAGGGTCACAATGGGTGGGTCACTTCTTTGGCCACCTCCCCAGCTCAACCAAACATGTTGTTGTCTGCTTCTCGTGATAAGACTTTGATCACTTGGAGATTGACTGGTGAGGACCAACAATATGGTGTTCCTGTTAAGTCTTTCAAGGGTCACTCCCACATCATTCAGGACTGTACCGTTACCAACGATGGTAAGTATGCTTTGTCTGCTTCCTGGGATAAGACTTTGAGATTGTGGGACTTGGCTTCCGGTGAGAGTCTCATCAGATTTGTTGGTCACAAGTCTGACGTTATGTCTGTTTCCATCGATGCTGGTGCCACCCAAATTGTGTCTGCTTCTCGTGACAAGACTGTCAAGGTCTGGAACACTGTTGGTGAGTGTGTCGTCACTTTGTTGGGCCACAACGACTGGGTTTCACACGTTAGAATTGCTCCAAAGGATAACGCTGACGATCCAGTCACTGTTATTTCTGCTGGTATGGACAAGGTTGTTAAG GTCTGGGACTTGCAATCTTTCACCATTGAAGCTGACTTCATTGGTCACAACAACTACGTGAACACCGTTACTCCATCCCCAGATGGATCTATCTTTGCCTCTGCTGGTAAGGACGGTCAAATCATGTTGTGGAACTTGAACGCAAAGATTGCTTTGTACTCTTTGGATGCCAAGGACGAGGTTTTCGCTGTTGCTTTCTCTCCTAACAGATACTGGTTGACCGCCGCCACTGCCTCTGGTATCAAGATCTTCGATTTGGAACAAAGACTTCCTGTCGATGACTTGAAGCCAGAATTCGCTGGTTACGCCAAGGCTCAAGAACCACATGCCATCTCTTTGGCTTGGTCCGCTGACGGTCAAACTTTGTTTGCCGGTTACACCGACAACGTCATCAGAGTCTGGCAAGTCATGACCGCTAACTAA
- the APL2 gene encoding Apl2p (similar to Ashbya gossypii AFR200W) — protein MDKKIKKFLKDAVRVAPKVSNKGELFELRNGLVSKYPQTRKDAIKKTIQQMTIGKDVSPLFPDVLKNIATSDIEQKKLVYLYVINYAQTHPELCILAVNTFVTDAQDPNPLIRCMAIRTMSMIRVDMILDHVEGPLRKTLQDDNPYVRKTAVLCVAKLFHLNRELCISLNMITDLISALDDSNLMVVANTIASLTDIYEMDSSVVPLPLLIQSHITQLLHALSECTEWARITILGALAQCDAKDSIQAQDIIGRVTPHLQHVNPAVVLSSVKVIVKNLDLLPSELQKQPTDKVSTALVSLMSTPPEMQYVALRNIRILLQKYPELLSKELPIFYVKFNDPLYVKLEKLDIMVRLVSTSNLKQCSLLLAELREYAMEFEPEFVLKAIQAISQLAIKFAYANDSTSATKFVTKALDILCTLLQDRDTFQDECLVSICDLLRYDSQLANLPLPIVSSWTDADSHLVTDSGKCNYIWMLGQYRFPNAEEKLQQFIDTFAQQGHSTQLSILLTVVKLSRQLPDTTLQHVLKLATTETQDIDIRDMAMLYWRCLSLPNADKLVEDLSNAKLPPLTSTLDQFSPELLHSLLQELSTLSSIYYKPLSQFKRRTVQHSSVQGKALDELTSMAHAEIAKNLNSETLLDLDSDSTNVPNANIKGGSALEELSDLFNFTGDSLLDKPMQKMTIQEGKQVPANGSAKDLMDLF, from the coding sequence ATGGATAAGAAGATCAAGAAATTCCTTAAGGATGCTGTCAGGGTTGCTCCCAAGGTCTCTAATAAGGGAGAGTTATTTGAATTAAGGAATGGACTTGTTTCAAAGTATCCTCAAACTAGGAAAGATGCGATTAAAAAGACAATTCAGCAGATGACAATTGGTAAAGATGTGTCCCCATTGTTTCCAGATGTACTCAAAAATATAGCGACATCCGATATTGAACAGAAGAAATTGGTGTATTTGTATGTGATAAATTATGCGCAGACGCATCCTGAGTTGTGTATTCTGGCCGTCAACACATTTGTCACGGATGCACAGGATCCCAATCCACTGATTCGTTGTATGGCAATTCGTACTATGTCTATGATTCGTGTGGATATGATACTAGATCATGTTGAGGGTCCGTTGCGCAAGACGTTACAGGATGATAATCCATATGTGAGAAAGACTGCAGTGCTTTGTGTTGCCAAGTTATTCCATTTAAACAGGGAGTTGTGCATAAGTTTGAATATGATTACGGATTTGATATCAGCTTTGGATGATTCAAACTTGATGGTGGTTGCGAATACGATAGCTTCGCTAACGGATATCTACGAGATGGATTCCTCCGTTGTACCCTTACCATTGTTGATCCAGTCGCATATTACGCAGTTATTGCATGCGTTGAGCGAGTGCACAGAGTGGGCTAGGATAACAATTTTGGGAGCACTTGCTCAGTGTGATGCGAAGGATTCGATACAGGCGCAGGATATTATTGGTCGTGTAACTCCTCATTTGCAACATGTCAATCCTGCTGTTGTATTATCGTCTGTGAAAGTGATTGTGAAGAATCTGGACTTGTTGCCCTCTGAGTTACAGAAACAGCCCACTGATAAAGTTTCTACTGCTTTAGTATCTTTGATGTCCACCCCGCCTGAGATGCAATATGTCGCGTTGCGGAATATCAGAATTTTGCTGCAGAAGTACCCCGAATTATTGTCTAAGGAGCTACCCATCTTCTATGTTAAATTCAACGATCCTTTGTATGTTAAGTTAGAAAAGTTGGATATTATGGTTCGGTTGGTCTCGACTTCTAACTTAAAACAGTGTAGCTTGCTGTTGGCGGAGCTACGCGAATATGCAATGGAATTTGAACCGGAATTTGTATTGAAGGCAATTCAAGCAATATCTCAATTGGCTATAAAGTTTGCCTATGCAAACGATTCCACTAGTGCCACCAAGTTTGTTACAAAGGCTCTAGATATACTCTGTACATTATTGCAAGACCGTGATACTTTTCAAGACGAATGCCTGGTTTCGATCTGTGATCTCTTGCGGTACGATTCGCAATTAGCTAACCTGCCATTACCAATAGTGTCATCATGGACAGATGCAGATTCTCACCTTGTTACTGATTCCGGAAAGTGCAACTATATCTGGATGCTAGGCCAGTATCGGTTCCCCAACGCTGAGGAAAAGTTACAACAATTCATTGACACTTTCGCGCAGCAAGGTCATTCCACTCAATTATCTATTCTGTTAACTGTTGTGAAATTAAGCAGACAGCTTCCTGATACTACTCTTCAACACGTTTTAAAGCTTGCAACCACTGAGACCCAAGATATAGATATCAGAGATATGGCTATGCTTTATTGGAGGTGCCTTTCATTGCCAAATGCAGACAAACTGGTAGAAGATCTTTCTAATGCAAAGTTACCACCTTTAACAAGTACATTGGACCAGTTTTCTCCAGAACTACTCCATAGTCTGTTGCAAGAATTATCAACCCTTTCGTCTATATATTACAAACCCTTATCTCAGTTCAAACGCCGTACTGTACAACACAGTTCTGTCCAAGGTAAAGCCCTAGATGAATTGACTTCTATGGCACATGCAGAAATAGCCAAAAATTTAAACAGCGAAACTCTGTTGGATCTAGATAGCGATTCAACAAACGTACCCAATGCCAATATCAAGGGTGGAAGCGCCCTGGAAGAATTGAGTgatctttttaatttcaccGGCGACTCACTGTTGGACAAACCAATGCAAAAAATGACTATACAGGAAGGCAAACAAGTGCCAGCTAATGGAAGTGCAAAAGATCTCATGGATTTGTTCTGA
- the HSK3 gene encoding Hsk3p (similar to Ashbya gossypii AFR204W), protein MAINNTPKNSTNKEETMDQAKKRHYAQLAQQLQLLQSNLETTAKHVEVMSSQCNEHLVNKLGKIQASWFIGGNRCFEQEMLGKH, encoded by the coding sequence ATGGCAATCAATAATACACCAAAGAACTCAACTAACAAGGAGGAGACGATGGATCAAGCTAAGAAGCGGCACTATGCACAGCTGGCACAACAATTGCAGCTGCTACAAAGTAACTTAGAGACTACGGCGAAGCATGTTGAGGTTATGTCCTCACAGTGCAACGAGCACTTGGTAAATAAGCTAGGTAAAATACAGGCCTCGTGGTTTATCGGTGGGAATAGATGCTTTGAACAGGAGATGTTGGGTAAAcattaa
- the SPC24 gene encoding kinetochore-associated Ndc80 complex subunit SPC24 (similar to Ashbya gossypii AFR203C), translating to MPSNGTAADVLENPAELLRQTRQNFSISHDLQLLSASEENLKRISHRTQQLQSKSAQELSFLQSQLNERSKAMDAIRATQASESQHLNTLMQSQELITLSKDLEQLENQIIEIRNELDQGMSQLLQSSDISTASSIADIEKETQKALQSPEVQTNLLKLQLFSSLGVLLDTEHNQALIERGDNAGIDTITLEDSSLSPYFRTKYVWDRL from the coding sequence ATGCCATCCAATggaacagcagcagatgTGCTGGAGAATCCAGCAGAATTACTCCGTCAAACTAGACAAAACTTCTCTATATCTCATGATTTGCAGCTACTTAGTGCTAGTGAAGAAAACCTGAAGCGGATTTCCCATCGTACCCAACAATTGCAATCAAAAAGCGCACAGGAGCTCTCGTTTCTCCAGAGCCAGCTAAATGAACGGTCGAAGGCAATGGATGCTATAAGAGCTACACAGGCATCTGAATCCCAACACCTGAATACGTTGATGCAATCTCAAGAGCTCATCACATTATCTAAGGATCTGGAACAGCTGGAGAATCAAATCATAGAGATCCGTAACGAATTGGATCAGGGGATGTCGCAGCTGCTTCAATCTTCCGACATATCTACTGCATCGAGTATTGCAGATATAGAGAAAGAAACTCAGAAGGCCTTGCAGAGCCCGGAAGTGCAGACCAACTTGCTAAAGTTGCAACTGTTTTCATCATTGGGTGTCTTGCTAGACACGGAACATAACCAAGCGCTAATCGAAAGAGGTGATAACGCAGGCATCGATACCATCACTCTCGAAGATAGTTCTCTCAGTCCCTATTTCAGAACTAAGTACGTTTGGGACCGtctataa
- the OCT1 gene encoding metalloendopeptidase (similar to Ashbya gossypii AFR198W) has translation MIRISRCLKQYPKTAQLRVFGSSALTFLQQNIHQEKLSLRKVFDDQRFWETINSSNYQHSKQSQERKLKFWTKPRKSVVEGDTGLFQNPYLTSPDGLRRFARKSRKDAEAIVKQLREDTSFDALKSYIIRLDQLSDILCRVIDLCEFIRASHPDDNFVTAAQECHEEMFEIMNVLNTDVVLCNVLKEVLTNESIRKELSSEEIRVGHILLEDFEKSGIYMNPKVRERFIELSQVISIVGQEFITNTEYVGTSFVEIETDVLEASGVSQMVLQQLSKDLSGKFYKIPTYGYLPYSIIRTCPSEYIRKKVWTAMYSCPEKQIKRLKKLVRLRQQLAHIMGKPDYATYQLEGKMAKSPKNVKNFMNTLIEYTKPLAMEELKPLADMKHDNHCKDASEILSSVRPWDRDYFGSMSLLAQPRSVKTMSFQSLNCYFSLGVVIQGLSDLFQSIYGIRLEPVVAKTGETWDPEVRKIQVISEANGVIGVIYCDLFERQGKTPNPAHFTVCCSRQIYPNETDYSTIQVGSHPDKSKFQMPVISLVCNFSHTQADDDSICLLQLSEVETLFHEMGHAMHSMLGRTQLQNISGTRCATDFVELPSILMEHFAKDLRVLSRISSHYATGERVPKEMLVNYQQENRFLEHTETFSQIKMAMLDQRLHSLTDNSEDIVTVYHGLEKELQVLVDDRSNWCGRFGHLFGYGASYYSYLMDRAIAAKVWNHLFQHDPFSRAGGEKFKNSVLKWGGSRDPWRCIADALDEPRLINGDNWAMRYIGEVKNM, from the coding sequence ATGATAAGGATATCAAGATGCCTCAAGCAATATCCGAAAACTGCTCAACTCAGGGTTTTCGGTAGCAGTGCTTTAACTTTCCTTCAACAGAATATACATCAGGAAAAGCTATCATTGCGCAAGGTTTTCGACGATCAGCGGTTCTGGGAGACTATAAATTCGTCCAACTATCAACATAGTAAACAATCTCAAGAACGTAAGCTCAAGTTTTGGACTAAGCCCAGGAAATCAGTTGTCGAAGGTGATACTGgattatttcaaaatccGTATTTAACCTCACCGGATGGACTCCGTCGTTTTGCTAGGAAATCTAGGAAGGATGCAGAAGCTATAGTGAAACAATTGCGAGAAGACACATCTTTTGATGCTCTGAAGAGCTATATCATAAGGTTAGACCAGCTTAGTGATATTCTGTGTCGAGTTATTGACCTGTGTGAATTCATTAGGGCATCTCATCCGGATGACAACTTTGTGACAGCTGCTCAGGAGTGCCATGAGGAGATGTTTGAAATTATGAATGTCTTAAACACCGATGTTGTATTATGTAACGTATTAAAGGAAGTTTTGACAAATGAGTCCATACGGAAGGAACTAAGCAGTGAGGAGATCCGTGTGGGTCATATTCTACTGGAGGATTTTGAGAAATCGGGGATTTACATGAATCCCAAAGTTCGTGAGCGTTTTATAGAATTGTCTCAAGTAATCAGCATTGTTGGCCAAGAATTCATAACAAATACCGAATACGTTGGTACCAGTTTTGTCGAAATAGAAACAGATGTGTTGGAAGCCAGTGGAGTCAGTCAAATGGTACTTCAGCAACTTTCAAAGGATTTGAGCGGTAAGTTTTATAAAATACCAACCTACGGTTATTTGCCATACTCCATCATAAGAACTTGTCCATCTGAATATATAAGAAAGAAGGTCTGGACCGCTATGTATTCTTGCCCTGAGAAGCAGATTAAACggttaaagaaattggtACGATTAAGACAACAATTGGCGCATATCATGGGGAAACCCGATTACGCAACCTACCAGCTAGAAGGCAAGATGGCTAAGTCACCGAAGAACGTAAAAAATTTCATGAATACTCTGATAGAATACACCAAGCCATTAGCCATGGAGGAACTAAAACCTTTAGCAGACATGAAGCATGATAATCATTGCAAAGATGCATCAGAAATTTTGTCTTCAGTGAGACCATGGGATCGCGATTACTTCGGTTCTATGTCTTTATTAGCTCAACCTCGGTCAGTCAAAACAATGAGTTTTCAATCCTTGAACTGTTATTTTTCCTTGGGTGTCGTTATCCAAGGACTTTCGGATCTATTCCAAAGTATTTATGGTATCAGGTTGGAACCGGTTGTCGCAAAAACGGGTGAAACATGGGACCCAGAAGTTCGTAAAATACAGGTTATATCTGAAGCAAATGGCGTGATTGGCGTGATTTACTGTGATTTATTCGAAAGGCAGGGCAAAACACCCAATCCAGCTCATTTCACAGTTTGTTGCTCCCGCCAAATTTATCCAAATGAGACGGATTATTCCACAATACAGGTAGGCTCCCATCCAGATAAAAGTAAATTTCAAATGCCCGTCATCTCTTTAGTCTGTAACTTTAGCCATACGCAGGCAGATGATGATTCCATATGTTTGTTACAACTCAGTGAAGTGGAAACACTATTTCATGAAATGGGCCATGCAATGCACTCTATGTTAGGTAGAACACAATTGCAAAATATTAGTGGTACTCGATGTGCAACTGACTTTGTTGAGTTACCTAGTATTTTAATGGAACATTTTGCTAAAGATCTGCGAGTGTTGTCGCGTATATCGAGTCATTATGCAACTGGAGAGCGTGTCCCCAAGGAAATGCTAGTCAACTATCAACAAGAGAATCGTTTCTTAGAGCATACAGAAACCTTTTCGCAAATAAAAATGGCTATGTTGGATCAGAGGTTGCACAGTCTCACTGATAATAGCGAGGATATCGTAACAGTTTATCATGGATTAGAAAAGGAATTACAAGTTCTCGTAGACGACAGAAGCAACTGGTGTGGGAGATTTGGCCATCTATTCGGTTATGGGGCGTCTTATTACAGTTATTTAATGGATCGTGCAATTGCGGCCAAAGTATGGAATCATCTATTCCAACATGACCCCTTCAGTAGAGCTGGAGGTgagaaattcaaaaatagtGTTCTTAAATGGGGCGGTAGTAGAGATCCCTGGAGGTGCATCGCAGATGCACTTGATGAACCCCGGCTAATAAATGGCGACAACTGGGCTATGAGATATATCGGTGAGGTAAAAAACATGTAA